In Desulfosporosinus youngiae DSM 17734, the genomic stretch CCTTCGACAATTTTACCGATCAGCTCACTTTCACCGAACACGGCGCATGTAGAATTCAGCTCCACGGGAGCATCGGTATATCCCCCCAGCTCCTGGAGAGGCAGATCAAGGATCGTCGCCATATTCTCCAAATAACGTCCGGAAGAAGCCGCACACTTATCGTTGGTCAAAAAGTCGATCATTCTGCCCTTGCGGACTTGAATAATTTTACTGTCCTGCCCGCCCAGATCAACCAAGGTAAAATCCTTGAGACCCGTCTGATAAATCGCACCCAAAACATGGGCCTTAAGCTCAGGAATCGCCTCACCGCCGGCTAATTCCAAGGTGTTGCGGCCATATCCTGTGGAAATTAAGCTGTCGACTGCAGGTAAGCCCAGAGCCTCGAAATTTACGGCTAGTTTATCTCCCTGCTTTCGTCCGTACTCCCGGTAGAAACGGATGGTATCCAGACTCTCCAGCCGCAGGATTTCCAGACCCCCATCCTCTCCCTCCGCCTTTCGCCCCATGAGAGCAATTTTCACACTCCGGCTCCCCAGATCAATCCCGCAAATGGTTTGTTGTCCTGACATGATATCCCAATCCTTCCGATCTTGTTTCCTTTATTGCTGCCTTCACACTAAAGACCTCTCTTAATCCCCAATCATACTTAAGAAAGACTCCAACCTCATTTTATTCCGGGCATCGAGTCCCGTCGGATTTTCCCCTTCCAACGTAAGAATCGGGAAGTCCAACCTTTTTCTGATAATCTGATCTTCTATCTGACGATAGCAAAAGCTTTGGGTATAGTGGATGATTCCGTCCAGATGACGAAGCTCAGCTTCTCTGGCGATATCCTCCAGACGTAAAAACACCTTATAAGGATAGGTGTATAAGCGATACTGTTCCACTA encodes the following:
- a CDS encoding acyl-CoA dehydratase activase, whose protein sequence is MSGQQTICGIDLGSRSVKIALMGRKAEGEDGGLEILRLESLDTIRFYREYGRKQGDKLAVNFEALGLPAVDSLISTGYGRNTLELAGGEAIPELKAHVLGAIYQTGLKDFTLVDLGGQDSKIIQVRKGRMIDFLTNDKCAASSGRYLENMATILDLPLQELGGYTDAPVELNSTCAVFGESELIGKIVEGFPLAELAAGVNTTIVKRILPLLRSFPGEVIVFTGGVAHNRAVGRLLEKGSGRRIVIPQEPQFNGAIGCCAYAAQD